The sequence CGAAGCCAAGGAAGGCGCAGCGGAGGGATCGCAGCCGGCCGCGCCGCCAACGCCCCACAAACCTGTCGAGGCCGAAAAACCGGTCGCTCGGCCAGCACCTGCGCAAAAGCCCAAGCCTGCCGTGGCCGGCGATCCCGCGAAGTTGCGAAAATCCGCTGCGGATCGTGTGCGGGCGCTGGTCGGCGGTTCCACGCCTTCGGTCGAGGAGCGGCCTCATTCGATTTCCATTGCGAGCAAAGCAATTATTGACAGCGCCGTTGCTGCTGGATCAGCTATCTTGCGGGATCGTCCAGAACCAGACGAAGACGGTTACATCATCGGCTTCGATTTTGGCACAAGCTCGCTCAAGGTGGCCTATCGCCAGCCTTATGTGGCTGACGATCCTGTGGCCGTTATCCCCGTCCCAGATGAACTCCGATCCGCGAAGCATCCTGGCCTGTGGCAGAGCGTCATCTGGTATCACCCAGGAAACGAGGAATTCTCGCTATATCCGGTGGATGGCGCGATTGCGCTCGACGGTTTCAAAACCGGGTTGATTGCCGGCCATGGCTCGAACCCTATGCCTCAGGTGCCTCAGGTCACAAGAGCTGAAGCAGCAACGGCATTTCTGGCTCTGCAGTTCGCCTATATGGTCGGGGCCTATGCTCTTGAGCAACCACTGCACCCGGTCGGCGCGGATCATTTCGTGCTCATCAACATCGGAATTCCTGTCGCTGTTCGTGATGACAAGAGAGCTTTCACGGAGTTTTCCCGCCTGGTCACAGCAGCCTATGCGCTGGCGCCGAAAGTTCGCTCGTTGAACCTGCAGGCATTGAGGGCAGAGCTGGCGGCTGCGCCGTCCACCCTGCCTCCTTACTTGCAGCTTGTGCCTGAACTGACCGCAGCGATCGCTGGATATGCGGCAGACCCCATGGTTCAGCACGGCGCTCATATCCTGATCGATGTGGGCGCATCGACACTCGATATCGTCTCGTTCAATTTGCAGGCTCAGCTCAGAGCGTCAGTGTTCACAGCTGGCGTTGATCTGTTCGGAGCAAGTGCTCTCGAGGTTGCCCGATCTGCTGGGGTCGATGACACAACCTTCACCCGGGCATGCGATTACCTTTTCGAAGATGTATATGGGAAGGCTAAGGCCGACACCCGAGCTCCAAGCCTGTTCAAGCCAGGTCGGCGGCGGAGGCCGGTCCAGTTGGTGATTACCGGAGGCGGGTGCGACACCGACCTCCACACCCGCTATATAAACTTACTTCCTCAAGACCAGGTGCTTGGAGCCATCCCGTTGAAGCGGCCATCTCCGCCATCGAAAATCCTTCGAGAGAGAGGAGATCAGTCGCGTCTCCTTCTCGCCTACGGATTGACCCGTGACGTCACCGAGCTTCACGAATTGCGGCTCCCATCGGAGATAGACGACATTCCGCCGCTCCCTATTCAGACCTTTCGGATGATCGATAAGGATATGATCTGATTGCGGGCCGAGCATCAAGCATCACCGGCCGGCCGGGAATCCCGATTGGCCACGCTTGATGGTCTTGGTGGGAACATGCCGATTGCTGGTGACACTGTTCCCAGTTAGACGGCTCGAGAGTCAATTTTCTGGACGGGTCCAAAAATTGATTTGCAGGCGAAGGGATTGGCCATGGACGAGAAGCCGAATTTGAGATGGGGTGTCGAGCGCAAACTCGAGTTCATCGAATTCAGGCTTTTCTGGGAAGGCTACGTCAATCGCGGGGACATTATCGACACCTTCAACGTGTCGGTCAATCAGGCGTCTACGGACTTGAACCGTTACCTGGGGCTGGCACCGGACAATATGTGTTACGACAAAAGTGCCCGAACCTATGTCCGGACATCAGCATTCAAACCGCTTTTTCTGAAGCCTGATGCCAGCCTCTACCTGTCGCATGTGCGTTCGCTGTCGGATGGCCTCCTCGATAAACATGAGGCATGGATAGGAAATATCCCGGATTTCGGGAGCATTACTTTCCCGGCCAGAGGGGTGCTTCCGACGGTTCTTCGTACGATCGTAATTGCCATTCGTCGTCACGAGGCGGTCGAAATTTGCTACCAGTCGATGTCGTCACCAGAACCACAATGGCGCTGGATCATTCCTCACGCCCTCGGATTTGATGGCTTCCGCTGGCATGCCCGCGCGTTTTGCGAGCAAAGCGGCCAGTTCAAAGACTTCGTTTTGTCCCGCATCGCGGAAACCAAGCAAAGTCGCCCGGCGGACGCTCAGGCTACCAAGGATACGGCGTGGCACGATATCATTGAGCTAGAGATTGGGCCGCACCCGGATCTCAGCCTAAATCAGAAGCGGGTGATTGAACTTGACTACGGCATGCAAAACGGTCGAGTCGTCATTTCTGTTCGTAAAGCCTTACTCTACTATGCTTTAAAGAGGCTGGGCCTTGATACCGATCCTTCTGCGCGGAAGCCGCAGGACCAGCAGATTGTGTTGCTAAACAAGGATGCGATTGCGGCATGAGCATTTCTTACCAGGCACTTGTACTGTGACCGCTCAATCAATCCCGACCCCTGGAGCCTTAGTTCGACTTCGCTCAGCCACCTGGAAGGTTTTGGCGACATCGACGCTGAAGCTCGGCTATCGCGAAGTACATTGCCGAGGCTTGTCAGGGCTGGTTCGTGACAAAGAAGCCCGATTTGTCTGGGACCTCGAAAAGGGTGCACGCGTTCTCGATCCCGCAGCGATCCAGTTAGTTCCGGATGCTCCCCGTCAGCACCAATGGCACAGATTTGAGGTTGTGATTTAAGGAGGATTTGGGCTTCGTCGTAGTGACGAAGGAACGAAGATGAAGCCCAAATCCTCCAATGCAAAATCGCCGACCAAGGCCCCTGCGGAGCGGGTGGTGAAGGACATCCGGCGTGCAACCCGCCGGCACTTCTCGGCCG is a genomic window of Sphingopyxis sp. FD7 containing:
- a CDS encoding WYL domain-containing protein, translating into MDEKPNLRWGVERKLEFIEFRLFWEGYVNRGDIIDTFNVSVNQASTDLNRYLGLAPDNMCYDKSARTYVRTSAFKPLFLKPDASLYLSHVRSLSDGLLDKHEAWIGNIPDFGSITFPARGVLPTVLRTIVIAIRRHEAVEICYQSMSSPEPQWRWIIPHALGFDGFRWHARAFCEQSGQFKDFVLSRIAETKQSRPADAQATKDTAWHDIIELEIGPHPDLSLNQKRVIELDYGMQNGRVVISVRKALLYYALKRLGLDTDPSARKPQDQQIVLLNKDAIAA